A single genomic interval of Pan paniscus chromosome 18, NHGRI_mPanPan1-v2.0_pri, whole genome shotgun sequence harbors:
- the LOC134729405 gene encoding LOW QUALITY PROTEIN: polycystin-1-like (The sequence of the model RefSeq protein was modified relative to this genomic sequence to represent the inferred CDS: inserted 1 base in 1 codon) produces MAFQTRAGAQIPIERLASERAITMKVPNNSDGAARGHRSSANSVVVQPQASVGAVVTLDSNNPAAVLHLQLNYTLLDGRYLSEESEPYLAVCLHSEPQPNEHNCSASRRICPESLPGADHRPYTFFISPGSRDPAGSYHLNLSSHFRWSALEVSVGLYTSLCQYFSEEDMVWRTEGLLPLEETSPRQAVCLTRHLTAFGASLFVPPSHVRFVFPEPTADVNYIVMLTCAVCLVTYMVMAAILHKLDQLDASRGRAIPFCGQRGRFKYEILVKTGWGRGSGTTAHVGIMLYGVDSRSSHWHLDGDRAFHRNSLDIFRIAXPHSLGSVWKIRVWHDNKGLSPAWFLQHIIVRDLQTARSTFFLVNDWLSVETEANGGLVEKEMLAASDAALLRFRRLLVAELQRSFFDKHIWLSIWDRLPRSCFTRIQRATCCVLLICLFLGANAVWYGAVGDSAYRTGRVSRLSPLSVDTVAAGLVSSVVVYPVYLAIVFLFWMSRSKVGWGWGPGSTGNGAWASAPCPGPPLSSAAARGKGVHQRLLGKGQHT; encoded by the exons ATGGCGTTCCAGACACGGGCCGGCGCCCAGATCCCCATCGAGCGGCTGGCCTCAGAGCGCGCCATCACCATGAAGGTGCCCAACAACTCGGACGGGGCTGCCCGGGGCCACCGCAGCTCCGCCAACTCCGTTGTGGTCCAGCCCCAGGCCTCCGTCGGTGCTGTGGTCACCCTGGACAGCAACAACCCTGCGGCCGTGCTGCATCTGCAGCTCAACTATACGCTGCTGGACG GCCGCTACCTGTCTGAGGAATCCGAGCCCTACCTGGCAGTCTGTCTGCACTCGGAGCCCCAGCCCAATGAGCACAACTGCTCGGCTAGCAGGAGGATCTGCCCAGAGTCACTCCCGGGTGCCGACCACCGGCCCTACACCTTCTTCATTTCCCCGGG GAGCAGAGACCCAGCGGGGAGTTACCATCTGAACCTGTCCAGCCACTTCCGCTGGTCGGCGCTGGAGGTGTCCGTGGGCCTGTACACATCCCTGTGCCAGTACTTCAGCGAGGAGGACATGGTGTGGAGGACAGAGGGGCTGCTGCCCCTGGAGGAGACCTCGCCCCGCCAGGCCGTCTGCCTCACCCGCCACCTCACCGCCTTCGGCGCCAGCCTCTTCGTGCCCCCAAGCCATGTCCGCTTTGTCTTTCCT gagCCGACAGCGGATGTAAACTACATCGTCATGCTGACATGTGCTGTGTGCCTGGTGACCTACATGGTCATGGCCGCCATCCTACACAAGCTGGACCAGTTGGATGCCAGCCGGGGCCGCGCCATCCCCTTCTGTGGGCAGCGGGGCCGCTTCAAGTACGAGATCCTCGTCAAGACAGGCTGGGGCCGGGGCTCAG GTACCACGGCCCACGTGGGCATCATGCTGTATGGGGTGGACAGCCGGAGCAGCCACTGGCACCTGGACGGCGACAGAGCCTTCCACCGCAACAGCCTGGACATCTTCCGGATCG ACCCGCACAGCCTGGGTAGCGTGTGGAAGATCCGAGTGTGGCATGACAACAAAG GGCTCAGCCCTGCCTGGTTCCTGCAGCACATCATCGTCAGGGACCTGCAGACGGCACGCAGCACCTTCTTCCTGGTCAATGACTGGCTTTCGGTGGAGACAGAGGCCAACGGGGGCCTGGTGGAGAAGGAGATGCTGGCCGCGA GCGACGCAGCCCTGTTGCGCTTCCGGCGCCTGCTGGTGGCTGAGCTGCAGCGCAGCTTCTTTGACAAGCACATCTGGCTCTCCATATGGGACCGGCTGCCTCGTAGCTGTTTCACTCGCATCCAGAGGGCCACCTGCTGCGTTCTCCTCATCTGCCTCTTCCTGGGTGCCAACGCCGTGTGGTACGGGGCTGTTGGTGACTCTGCCTACAG GACGGGGCGTGTGTCCAGGCTGAGCCCGCTGAGCGTCGACACAGTCGCTGCTGGCCTGGTGTCCAGCGTGGTTGTCTATCCCGTCTACCTGGCCATCGTCTTTCTCTTCTGGATGTCCCGGAGCAAGgtaggctggggctggggacccGGGAGTACTGGGAATGGAGCCTGGGCCTCGGCACCATGCCCAGGGCCGCCACTTTCCAGTGctgcagccagagggaaaggCGTCCACCAAAGGCTGCTCGGGAAGGGTCAACACACTTGA